CGGGTGTGGTTTTTTATGTTTGGCGTGAGTGTTCTGCACACTGAAGCTAGGAGGGAGGGACTGTATTGATTATTAAACTGTCAGATTCCTACAGCTGGTTGTGGAGGAAGCTGAGAACACTTGGAGTGGGGAAGGTTTTCGTTTAGTTTGTTGGAGGCAAATGGCGTTAGGTCGTAGGTGATGCTAAACTATTTCCCGTCGGGTTGTAGTCTGTGTCTTTGCTCCTGTTTCAACTATATCCAAAAAGTTTGTCGGGGGAAGGCAAGCAATTTTCGTTTCCACACCAACTGGCCTCAGCTTTTAGCGCAGCATTAAATCAATTCCATCCAAATTGTAAACTGCGGggttaatttctttaaaaaaacaaacgtgGGCGTTGTAGCGCTTGTGAATAAAATGTTGCTGGCTAGTTCTGCACGGGCCAGATTATCATTCGTGTCAAGTAATCCCAGTATTTCAATACAATGACACTGCCAAACACTGAGAGATTTGGTTCCAAACGAAGTCCGTCTTGTAAGGGGAACTTTTCACCCAGAGCCATAGACTATTTCATTGTGTCGGATAGGATCCGAGATTCCGAGCTCACTTTACAAGGGGACTGCACCTGTTCAAcaaccttctttctttctttctttctttcttcccctctctccctccctctctcctttcctccctccaaAAATGGAGAGTGGGAAATCCCCATCAACGAAAAAATGGCCAGAAAACACCAGGGCTCCTTTCTGCCCTCACGGACAGACACCATGGAGTCCTCGGGTGCTGTGCGTGCAGTCCTGAGGACAGAATCGGGCCCCTCGTTCGGGCGATGCATTCAGTCTGCTTTGCTTGCACATGGCTAGGGAAGGTTAAGTTGATCCCTCTTTGTTCAGGCAGAATATTACACACGTCGTCCCAATTTACCTGCAGTTTATTGCAGGAGATTTAGAAAACCGGATAGAAATATCAGCTGATgtttcccccttctctttcttAGCATTTTCTTAGCATTAACATTAGGGGGATTCATTAGATTCAATGGCTGCGTTGGAAGCCAAGTTGAAAGGTGGTGTCCATGAAGATGTGACATGCTGAAATGTGTCGCGTGTCTTGGCCAGGGACGCTGAAACAGGCCCCTGTCCTGCCCGGAGCAGGTGGCCCGAAGCGAGAAGGAGCCTCCCTTGGCCTCCCTTAATTTCTCCCCTCAACGCTTGTCTTCCATGAGTTCTCCATGGTACCCGAGTCCCAGCTGAAAGCCCCTCTGTCTGCAATATCCGAATCCAATCATTCATGTCTAAAGAAACTGCCCTTAGCAGCTGCAGACACgctagaaaaaaatggaaaacatttagCACACTTTCGAGTGaattccagtttttaaaagaacCCAGTGAAAACAATCCAGTCTTATAGGAAATACCGTGGGTTTCTTTCTGCTCCTGCTTGCCAAGTACGTGGTTTCCCCCGAACTGTATTTGAAGCTGCCAATCTTTTTCTCCAGTTATAATTTATAAGACCCTCTTTGGGAACATTTTTGTCATCAGTTACACTCCTGcgagcccactgacttcagcagggatCTGactgagggcagggccggccctTTTATTTCTAATGTTTCCTGTCTAGATATAATAGATAAGAAACGATTTTCTATGGCGGGCTTGGGTTGGCCCAATTACATTTATTGAAACGATGCACGTTCCCACCTCGCTTCATTCTTCTGCCTTCCAACGCAAGACCCCAAAAAAGTCTCCAACTTTCATTTGCCCGCGGTTCGTGTGGTGCTTTGTTTTAAGGTTATTCCCTCTGGTCCCCGGGTCAGATACACTCCCGGATTCTTTGCATTTGTTAATTTCTCCTGGCAGTTTCTTGGTGCAGTGTCTGTCTATATTGCAAAGGAGGCTTCATTCCCGCATCGcctgtctctccccctccatAGGTCTCCATACATGCCATGCATTTCGGTGCAATGTATATACACGCCTCACGTATCAGCTACTTCTCCAGACATTTCACTAGCGCTAGGATTGGGAACAAGGGGGCTAAATCCAGGGATGGGGGTAACTAGCGGACTTCAGGCATCCCTCCTCTTGCGTATCGCTATTGGAAGCTCTTGGGGCGAATAGGGGATTTGTTCTGAACTCATGGGGAACATATGTCGTGGCTGGCGGGGGTACTAGGCTGTATCCATACCGCATGGCCCACGGCGGGCATGGATTTAGCGGCCAGTGACGGACCCATATTCGTCGCCAGCTGGATCTAACGGCACTGCACCGCGTTACATCGCCTTGCGTGACTGGGTTTATTTTCTTCCCCCCTTCCTGACAGAAACTAGCCTTTTACTCGAAAATGCAGGAAGCCCCCGAAAGCGCCAGCAGCGCCAGcaccagcagcggcagcagctccTTCTCCAGCCATGCCCCTGCCAGCATCAAGGAGGAAGACTGCAGCCCCGAGAAGGAGCGCCCCCCCGAGGCCGAGTATATCAACTCCCGGTGCGTCTTGTTTACCTACTTCCAAGGGGACATCAGCTCCGTGGTAGATGAGCACTTCAGCCGGGCCCTGAGCCAACCCAGCAGCTACTCGTCCAGCAGTGCCAGCGCCAAGACGTCACGGAGCACCAGCTCTTGGAGGGGTGAGCACTGGGGGCTCCTTCTATTGGGGTTCCCATAATGCCTTGCTAAAAAGGGACGTGAACAAAACAACCACCAACAAAACCGAGAAGATTTTCCAAAAAGGCTCAGGGCTTCCTGCAGCATTTGGGTCTCCCTAAAGGAGCCCTCCACCCGCCGGCTTCCAgagaaacctccccccccccttccccccagcacttTCCTAACGCAAAAATGATGCTGTAAAAAAGCCAAAGGAAAACGACCCTCCAAGGGCTCCTCCAACGACCAGCCAGCGCTAGCCCACCTATGGGAAGTTTTCTGCTCTTGCAGTTGAAACCCTGTCCCAGGCAGAGGGGGAGCGGGGCGCGAGGGAGGCTGGTAAAATGCAATGAAGTTGCCAAGAAAAATTCCCTGAACAGTTGggaataaaactgaaataaatggcGTTAGACATTCTGTTCCCTtacagacaaatacccaaattacCTGTATTAaatggcaacagagggtcctgtggcacctttaagactaacagaagtattgggagcataagctttcgtgggtaagaacctcacttcctcagatgcaagatgtttcagactaacacggctacccctctgatactgtattAAATGGGAACAGGATCGGGCTCCATGGTTTTGTTTTGCAAACCATTTTTAATGTAAACTATACAACGAATATTCCCAGCTTTGGGAAttgaaattgattaattttaggtTTAGtagaagtaattttttttagaGGGCAGAGCCCATAAATTCTACTGAACTCCATCAGAATTGTAGGTGCTCATAAATATCTATCGCTGACTGAGAAATGACTGTTCAGTTAAAATCACGTTGATCTGTATGTGTGCTCTTATACGTGGGAGTTGTACAAATTCTGTCGCGAAAATTTTATCCACTGGTTAGCAATTCCAGCTCTTAAATGCGTTATGTTAGCTTCTCCGAAAAAAACTTAAGTCTAGTTACAATTATAGCGATGTATTTTCTTGTTTTACCAAGAAACAGCTTCTTGTATGTTGTCTCTCGagacttcccccctcccaccctccgccCCGCCATGGCACTGAAATGCAACTTACTATACAATGTTGCTGAAATTGGTGTAGGGAATTTAAACAATGGCCCCGAAATTACTATGCGATTCAACCTGTAGGAACtggaaaaacacaaaaacaacaaggagtctggtggcatcttaaagactaacagatttatttgggcataagctttcgtgggtaaaaacctgaagaagtgaggtttttacccacgaaagcttatgcccaaataaatctgttagtctttaaggtgccaccagactccttgttgtttttgtagatacagactaacacggctaccccctgatacttggaaaAACACAGAGGTTCCCCACATGGAACTATTCTTATCTGATTTTTACCATgcattcatattttattttttaccatgTCTTTAAGCAGAAGTCCCAGTAGATGCCATTGCGCTTCAGAACGGGTAGTACCATCTGGCCCTTGGTTTTTAGTTTAGTACATTGAtagggaggttttttttaaatgtagaaacaTTCTCACTGCTCCCGTCCCAGCGCCCCAGACAGATTATATATTATCTATAGATCTAGCTCAAGGTATATAATAGATTGTCATATCTTTTGGGGCTgcgggaaaataaataaaaacaatacctTATTTAAATCCAGGATAGCAAGACTTCAAAATATTCGTTCAACCTTTCAAGTTTGTGACTCTATTCCCCGTCCGTCCTctgtgggggaagaggaaaaCCCGCAGTGCAGCTTATGAAAAAGTTAACTAAAGTGCGTTTGGGTTCATAAGAAAACAAGAACTATAGACATGCAGAGAGGGTATTCATGAGAAATCACACTATGAAGGATACTGTTTTCTACAGCATACTCAGCAACATGTGGGAGAGAAGGCGATCATGACTAAGCCAATAGCTAACTTTAAATTTAAGGCTTTAGCGGCCACTTACTTCCCCCCGAAGAATAAAGCTTATAGCATTTCCCAGGAATGCATTCCATCCCAGCCTCTCTGAATGTTTTCTTGTGTAACAATATATTTTACTTCAGAGCAGGTATTCTGTATTTTAGCGTCCAAAAAGATAAACTGGACCGGGTTGGGTTTATAACAAGGTTGAAACCCTGATGACAATTACAAATTCTTAGACACCCTGGCCCATACCGTATACTGGTAAAATTGCCAGTGAGttgttcacttcagtgggagatttgcctgGGGGGAAGGACTTGAGTCCTCTGTATTATAAATCTAGCCAAGATTCTGCTTCAAGGTTTCCCAATCTCGCCGTGTATTTCTGTCAGTGGtttataaaaatgaaatactagttgaaatttggcagggatgaAAGATATTCTGTGCTGGAGGTGCCTGTGGTGTGCTACATCCCACTCTCTGAATACAGCTGAAGGATCTTTGCCAGGGATTCAGAGATAACTTACCTCTGGCTCACACTACTTTAATGCACATTTTATTCCCTTTAGGAATGCACAACATACCATATTAATAATACTTAACATTGTTATCTTCACTATTGGTAAATATTATTTCATCCTGCATATTGCTTGATTGGCAAATAAAATACAGAGTCCCTGCCGGGAAGATCTTACAGACCTAAGCGACCTGCAAAACACATTACAAATGTTAGCAGCGCACCTGTGAGGCAGACAAGCATTATTAGCCCAACTTTACAGGTGGGGGAATTACCCACGGTCATTCAGAGAACAAGAGACCTGACTCCTAATGCCTCCTCATTCTAGACCTGCCTGCCTCTAAAGAGCATGGGGAGGAGAGATGTCTTTATATGCTGAGTATGTAAATGCTAAGTAAAAACATAAACATGTTGCTAAAACTCTATAAGGTCTTTATTTTCCTCCCCTGGAAATTACTCTGTGCAGAGCAGAAATGACTTGTTTCATCTACCAGGGGGAAAGAAATCCCGTAGATCTAGGGCTTTTTCCAAGAACCACAAAAAACTTGGACGCCACAATTGTTTTAACTCACAAGGGAACAAAGTCCTGGATCTGTCGGAGGCAGGGATCTGACAGGCGGTTAGTGCTGTAGATGGTTAGCCGGAGAAAGATCTGTTTGAGGATCTACAGGGAGATTGATCTCTGATTTATTGTGTGTGAGAGCTGGGGATCTGTTGGAATGTTAGCTGGAGGGGATCTGCTTGGGGATCTACTGGAATGGTTGGCTGAAGGGGGTCTGTTTCGGAATCTATTGGATGGTTAGCTGGAGGGGGTCTATTTGGGGATCTGATCTCTGATTTATTGGGTGTGTGAGCTGTTGGGGTCTGTTGGATGGATAGCTGGAGGGGATCTATGGGAGTTGATCTCTGGTGATTTATTGGGTGTGTGAGCTGTTGGGGTCTGTTAGATAGTTGTGGGGGGTGTGTTGGGGATCTCCGTGGGGTCGATTCAGGGGTGCCCAGTTTGCAGATCTATTGGGGTGccaggaggcacagagaaggggcGGTTTATCTGGCTCAcgctgctcctctctctctctccccttctctccccagacGGCTCCTTCCCGATGAGCCAGCGCAGCTTCCCCGCTTCGTTCTGGAACAGCGCTTACCAGCCCTCCTCCGTCCCGGcctccctgagcagcagcctgggcagcccCTTGGCCGCCGCCGCCCACAGCGAGCTGCCCTTCGCCGCGGCCGACCCCTACTCGCCGGCCGCGCTGCACGGCCACCTGCACCAGGGCGGGCCGGAGCCCTGGCACCACCCGCACCCGCACCCCTACCTGGGCGCCCAGGGCTCCGCCTACCCCCGCCCCGCCGCCATGCACGAGGTCTACGGCGCCCACTTCGACCCCCGCTACAGCTCGCTGCTGGTGCCCGCCGCCTCGGTCCGCCCGCACCGCCTGCCACCCGCCTCGGCGCCCGCGCCCGGCAGCCCCCAGTGCGAGCTGGGCAAGAGCGAGCCCGCCAGCGCGGCCTGGGCGGCGCCaggccctttccccagccctgcgggGGACatggcccagggcctgggcctcaaTGTGGACGCAGGTAAGGGGCAGGGCCTCCTCCATCCGCCCTCCCGAGATGCGCTGGTGGCGGGCCTGATCCCGCGCTCCACATTAACCTTTCCTGGTCCCCCctgggggcaatggggcagggcgCGGTGGGGCGGTGttggtccccagagcgaggggccggccaggggcatGACATGGtctgcccagcccagtgcaagcgcactatttacaaaccggcaatTGCCAGGCGCACAAAGGTCCATGCCCCACCacgcatttccccccccccccccgattccctatggccagcagccccccccaccatgccacaaatgcacagcaccctgcacaacaccacctcGCCCAgcgccccaccacaactgcccagcaccccacacagaacccccactccctagtgccccaacacacagagatcttcccCGCCTCTTCACAGCCCAACACTGCCCCAGACCCCcaagagacccactcccccacaccctgcctcccAGCCGCACTCAGTGGCCCTGCTGGGAGACaactgtgtctgccaggctgagccgcCAGTGCaaccagggctggtcccaggatGGGGAATCGCTCTGGCCCCTTGGGAGTGGCgagatcagccaggccagggcctgctccagccgagctccctcaggacccacttacctggaggggcccagccaaacCCCCCACCACTGTTCCTCCCCagctggctgagactggccaggcttctgcaccagtcccaggcagctcagctctggggagacaggCGAGACCctacaggtggtgggaagcagagactgcccagagctggagggtgcactggggtctggccgggggcagagagaagccggcgggtggggctgagggtggagaggagcccttggcTGGCGGGCgggcaggccgagaggagcaaggcggggggagccagtgggctggcagtgtctcagggcacagtgcaagcagagcagtCCAGGGctccttctgagcatgggcccagctccatggtgccactggtgccattgtaaaccgaGCATTGCCCCAGGGCTGAGGAGAGGTTTGAGTTGGGAGCAGACTCCAGACTGCCCCGCCTGGGCATAACGGGAAGGCTGCTGCCTAAGGGCCCTCCCTTGCCCCAAGACAAGCTGCACTCCTGCTAAGGCCACCTGCAGGCCCCAGTGAGGTGTTTCCAGACTTCACCTTCCCCCCCATCTGCTATCCTCCACTGGGTGAGGGGAAGCACAATTGCTTTTCCCACGGAAAAGTGCAacggtttcccctcccccaggaaagCTGATACGTTGGTCTTTTATGTGTGATCAGGTGCATAGGGGAAGCTTTTTGCAGCTATGTTTTCACTGGAAAGGTGAGACAGATATAGCCTTGGTTTCTAGCAGGGTGAGCACACAAAAATAGGGAACGCTCTCTGGGAAGCATTTCTCAGTACTTGGCACATGGTTATTCTGAATGATCCCTCTAAGCTTTAGACAAAACAGGAATCCACACTTTTCCCTGGcctagtttggttttttttctttgcttcacCACTGCCTTTCATTCTGGGGAGCCTCACTTTAGATCCCTTCTCCGCTCTCACAAGGAAATAGTGGTGTTTGGCTTTCTCTGTCCTTAAACATCTTGTAcctgtttttcttctttcccccttttttccccttctctccatTCTCAGGTTTGCAGCCTCAGGATAAAAGCAAGGATCTGTACTGGTTTTAGACCTGTCCTTCACCTCTTCttcccctgggctctcccccagtAGATCTCTGCCTAGTAGAATTGGTGACATTCAGAGCTGAAATCAAGTGGGTTTGTAACAGCTTCTGATCTTGGTTTTCAGCTCGCCGTTATTCCTTCTGTGGTGGATCTCTCCTGAGCTGATCTGCTGACTCAAAGACCCCCGAGTCCCCTTCCTCTCTTCTTCAGACAAGCCCACCATGGCTCAGCATCTATGCCAGGCATTTCAAGGACAAGAACACGGGGAAGGCAATGGGACTTCATACTACTTGGCATTTCAAATACAATACTTAAGACATATTGTGGAGGATAAAATTCCTTCTGTTGAAAGAGGAGAGCCAAAGACACTTTTATTTAAACTAACGCCACACCCAGAACTGTGGTCAGACTGCTTAAAAAGAGTTAAATTATGTGGACAGTGATGTGAAATCACTGGCCTTCttaaggaagggggagggaaagttgttggggtttttttgggtggtGTTGTGAATATTTTTTATGCCAATGAGAATTATTTCTTGAAAGCAGGTTGGGGAGATACTCGGTGATTTTGAACTGGATTTGTACTTTACATTATAGAAaactgaaaggaaaggaaattttaACTCATGAACACTTTTGGACTGTTAACAAAATTGGACAGATCTTTCGGCCTGGGGTTATGAGTGGCAAGTGGCTAGCTTGGGCCACCTGCCCTGGGCTTACAGAAATGCAGCTGTTCCAGGGACAACTGTTCAAACTCCAGCAACTTGACAACCAAGGTGGCACTTCTCAGAGTTTGGCACAACAATTGCATtggagattatatatatatatatatatatatatatatatatatattttttacaagGAATGTTTTATGATGAAAGAAGAaacccttaaaaaaataaaacctgacaGCCTTCATGGGGAACAACTGGAGCACACCAGAAGGAAAGGCACATTGTGGACAATTGATATCCATTGCCTCTAATATTTCTCtttgtctgtgtgttgctgtCATTCTGTCACTTTAATAGTAATTTTTTGAGGGTGGGAATAAGGGatgtttttaaatgtagaaaAGCTATATTAAAGATGTCTCCTTTCACCCAGCATGTGTGTTTGTGAAGGATTAAAGCTAAACAAATAGGGTGATGTCACAAACTGGAAACTTTAGggtgaaatggggaaaaaacacctGTAATGTGGACAAAGTGACCCATTTTAGTTACTTTGTATTAAAGCTAAACAGAAATCTTGATGGTGCAAAATATTTTCTTACGTGAGTTTTAAAAGGAAGTGTAACAAATACAGAAGATAAGGGGATACAATAGTGCTTAGCCACTATATGTTATAGGTTACAGTCTACTTGTATGATGAACTAATATAAAATAAGCAAGGTGTCATTCTGCAACAAAATGTCCCCCTTCAAAAAGCTCAGAAAAGAGGGGATTGTAAAACCCAGCAGTTCCTATTAGTTTTGTAATTCAAAATGCTTATATAGTCACATCAGTGTCAACTAAAACTTCCTCATGCTGGATCAGGGACACTGAGAATTGGATCATGCTTCTTCTGGATTTCCCTTCAACACTGGCTATAAGGTAGCTAGATTTATGAAGGAACATGGGAATCTTAGTAATAAGAATTAAGGAAAGCACTGTATATAACCACTGGCTGAAAATTGATTTGAGAAACACTTTATTTAAGGACCATCTTCACTTAGTGCTTTGCAGAAGATGGTGTACTGTGATTATTTTAACCCAGGGCACCCACAAGAATTTTCCTCTTAGTCTACAGTAAACCAGGACCCAGACAGGCTGCAGAAAGGCAGACtgcagaatttatttatttatatttattaaaccAAAATATTCGCAGTATCCTACATAGGAAAGAGGCAGCAGCTCTTGGAAAAAACACATAAGAAGAGTTAGTCAAAAAGTGATAGTTTGGGAGGTACAGGGGGTAGGATTTTGtccaaaaatgctgcttttttgaaatttttaaaattcaaaaaatttcaaccagctctagtatgaTTGAAGTGCACTTCATTGGGAATGTTTATTCTCTCCCCCGTTCCctatcctccccccacacacctcccgaGGCTCATACTGAACAGGGCTGGGTGAATTCAGCCAAAATGTATTTGTGAATATTCTTGCAAGTAAAACCcagccattcacttcagtggcatTTACAACAATGATTTGTGAACTTTAATTCAGGGGACCGAAAGTTTATTTGCAATAAGgtttgcacaaatacagaatctGTAAATATTGGTATGAGTATTTGTACTCAAAATGCTCCTGttcttatttattgtttgtacagtGGTGGCACCCATGGGCCCCATATCAGAACGGGGGCCTCTTTGTGCTAGGTACTATGCAAAcataaagtaaaaaaaatccaccacaacTACTTCCCCAAAGAGATTATAATCTAAATTGATataaaccctgatcctgcaaaaaagacatgcttaactttatacactgTGTGGTGTTCGTTGACCTCAAGGGGACTACTTGCAGTGCATAAACTTAAACacatgcaggattggggccttagactGTAACATCTGAGAAGAAACTATCTTTTTAtgatgtgtttatacagtgcctagcacagtggttcccTTGGTGCTACAGAAATAATTTCTCTCATGGCCATTTTTAAGCTGTTTTACTACTGTTTGCACACCAAATTCATTGAACAAGTATGAACATTTGCAGGTAAACTGTAAATATGGTCACCATCACTTCCTGCTTAATAAAGCATAGGTCACCCA
This genomic window from Emys orbicularis isolate rEmyOrb1 chromosome 3, rEmyOrb1.hap1, whole genome shotgun sequence contains:
- the VGLL2 gene encoding transcription cofactor vestigial-like protein 2 isoform X1, with the translated sequence MIQKISSQLPLAMSCLDVMYQVYGPPQPYFAAAYSPYHQKLAFYSKMQEAPESASSASTSSGSSSFSSHAPASIKEEDCSPEKERPPEAEYINSRCVLFTYFQGDISSVVDEHFSRALSQPSSYSSSSASAKTSRSTSSWRDGSFPMSQRSFPASFWNSAYQPSSVPASLSSSLGSPLAAAAHSELPFAAADPYSPAALHGHLHQGGPEPWHHPHPHPYLGAQGSAYPRPAAMHEVYGAHFDPRYSSLLVPAASVRPHRLPPASAPAPGSPQCELGKSEPASAAWAAPGPFPSPAGDMAQGLGLNVDAARRYSFCGGSLLS
- the VGLL2 gene encoding transcription cofactor vestigial-like protein 2 isoform X2, with the protein product MSCLDVMYQVYGPPQPYFAAAYSPYHQKLAFYSKMQEAPESASSASTSSGSSSFSSHAPASIKEEDCSPEKERPPEAEYINSRCVLFTYFQGDISSVVDEHFSRALSQPSSYSSSSASAKTSRSTSSWRARRYSFCGGSLLS